Below is a genomic region from Fusarium oxysporum Fo47 chromosome VIII, complete sequence.
AAGCTGTCAGATTAATTTGACCTTTGACATGGACGATCTGAGCCCTTGCTCTCCAGTGATCAAGGCGGTACTGTATCATGATCTCTTTGAACTCCCTCAGGCTCGCATCCGCGATGCCTTGTTTGGAGGTTCGTGCTTTCCGGGGCTGCTTGGGTGCCTTGCTTGATGAAGCCGCATTTGTGCCGTCCTGGGGATTGTCAGTAGCATTGAAGGGGTCGTCGGTCAGCGCTGGAGATGGACGATCGTCGCGAGTATGCTCTTCGACAGCATCTAGATAGATCTGGAATGCCCCTCGGCCGTTGCCAAAATCGTGTGATTCCATGTTGAGTGGCGTGTGACGTGGGAAAGGTCAAGCCATCTCAGCTTATGTGATgcggatgaagatggaaagtTGGGGATGCGGTAGAATCTTTTGCTGTGAACGTGTGTTTGTGGTAAACAAATGGTGAAGTGGTAGGTGCCTCTTCCTTGTGTAGACTCTTAAGCAACCGATCTCGGCCAGTGCTAACACTGTCAGGGGGGCACTGATTCCATGGATCAAAGCATAGGCTGCCATGAACATCCATTGGCTAACTGGACTTAACTTACAGTACTATTCAAACATTTTAATCATTAATGACCAGACGCCCAGCCCCTATCACAATCGTCTAATGCTCGCTGACCGAACCTCATGTAATGTACACTTGCCCATGGGAGGAGAGATGTCCGTTACAATCCATATGCTACCAAACTCCTAGTCTCGCCCATATCATATACAACGGGGAATCCCTTCTCTTCCCGTACTTCATCCTCCAGCTCGCCTCTCTTCGTTCATTTTTTCGTCGGTGCCGCGTGCCCACTAAGGCACGATTATAACGAGTCGATCAATTGACGACAACGGTGAATAGGTGTATCATAATGGTATTACAGAGTAAGCTCGTCAGAGACCGCAGGAGCGGGCTCTGGGATAGGGAAGAAAGATCGTCGCACAATCTTGAAAGCAATTAGCAGCTGAACAGAGTATGAAACATGGAGTAGCACTTACAGCCCAAGCACCAGCGACGGAAGCCACAATACCACCAGAGATGGCCATGGGTCGAAGTCCACGGGTGCTCTTGAAGAGCATACCACTCAGCGCACCAGCGAGGACAGTGTTTCCGGCATCATGCTTTCCGCGGACAGATCCAATCAATGAGTTGATGCAGTTGTAGATAATAGCGACGACACCCAGCGAGTTACCCAGGAAAGGTCCTCGTCGAGTAACCGAGTTGAGAACAGCGTTCAATCGAAGCTTGGGAGGCTGACCGGCCGACCTTCTGAGACCCTCCTGCAGACCCCAAGCACCTCCAATTCCCAGACCAGCAAGGTATGTGATTCCGGTACCGTAGCACAAGTCGTCTGTGAAGCCTCGCGAGGGCAGGACTGATTGGCCACCAGGCAACTCGGACAGGGCTGAATCCTCGAGGGAAATATATTCAAGTGTATCTCTGTTGAGGCCGGCGAGGGGATGTAATTGCGAGGGGTCGGCAAAGGCAGAGCTCTGAAGAAAAGACTCGACGCCCTGACCTTCCGTGGGGTCGTAGGCGTAATGCGCGGGTTCTTGTGTCGTGGGTTGTTGGTGCGACTGAGACTGCgactgttgctgctggtgggCGGGCTTATTGCCGCTGGTGAAAGCGTTCCAGAGAGAAGACATTATGGGCGATGACGAGCGAGGAGACGAGGAGAGGGTGGGCGAGATGTAGATTTGGGTGGATTAATCGGCCTTGACAAAAGTCGCACGTCAATGAGAGTCTTGTCCGAATCTCGGGCAAATCTGAAGGCTTCCTCCGGTTTAGATTTTTTTTGGCTCCACTTCTGCTCGTTCGCCCATCGAGATTCCTCCAGATTCTCTCTGTCACGTGCTATCACGGCCTTGAAACCCGAAGGTTACTGACGACAGGGAGACATTACAGCGAGGTAAAATGTTTAGTGATGTTTATTGATGAGATATTCTCTATCGGTGTTACTGTAGACATCTGTCTATAAACCTGTGCGCCGCCGTGACGCACTGCAACATAATCTGAGACAATACAACGACTGACTTGCTATACTCGAAAATCTGGTTGACGCAAATTTGGTACGAGCAAATAGCAACGCTGTGCTCAGAGTTTGCATGTCATGACTCTTTAAATATGCAGTCTAGCCTGTATCATGAGAAATCGTGCAGTGCGTTGAATTGCACTGCAAATTTGCCTGCTCGTAGCCACTGAAAAGTTTGCAGCAAACTTTTGGTTGTCCAGCCGCTTTCTGAGTATCTCGAGACAACAAATTCTGCAGTCATGATCACCAGCGGAGAATGGCGATTACGGTGTTTCTCTCAGCAGGCACTGAAATTTTCCGCACAGGAGATGCACGAGCGGTACGGCTTCATTCTGAGGCTAGCTCAACGAGTAGGCAGTCCGCACGCGCACGCGCAGTCTACGAGCTTACGATATTGAAGATTTAGGAATTCGATGGCATGTCGAGATCACCCCACAGTCAAGAACCTCTGATGACGTTCATGGCTGATTAGGAAGAGCGATCACGTTGCTATAGGAGGCCGGGAACGGAAAACCAGATATCGACAAATCTGACTCTCAGCAAGCCGCTTTCGCGGAGCCGCCATTAAGTAAAAATTCACATGACGGTGAAGTTCTACCGAACTGATGtgaagagaaaaggaaaaaagagtTGAAAGGATGGGAGAGGATTGGCTTTTTATACTGCCAACTTTTCTTGAGTGATCACGCTAACCCGAACGTGGCCGAAGTATCGGTGCGTGCCACTGCTGGCACTGCAAGGATTTTTGTCCGAGGGGTTACATAAAATTTCAGAGGGTGGAGCTTCAAATGGACTCTTTTGGCGGGTCGAAAACCTTTTATTTGGCTGTATCGTGGGCTTCAGAGTTCTCTATCAACTCTTGGGTTTAGTATCACCGATATACCCAGTAAACGTCAAAGCAAATCTCGGCTTCTCACATGAGATCCCTTTTCAATGGTCAACCGGGAAGGTCAAGCAATCCACTGCATATCTACGGATGCAAAACTACGTAATGCCAATAAT
It encodes:
- a CDS encoding protein transporter TIM23, whose amino-acid sequence is MSSLWNAFTSGNKPAHQQQQSQSQSHQQPTTQEPAHYAYDPTEGQGVESFLQSSAFADPSQLHPLAGLNRDTLEYISLEDSALSELPGGQSVLPSRGFTDDLCYGTGITYLAGLGIGGAWGLQEGLRRSAGQPPKLRLNAVLNSVTRRGPFLGNSLGVVAIIYNCINSLIGSVRGKHDAGNTVLAGALSGMLFKSTRGLRPMAISGGIVASVAGAWAIVRRSFFPIPEPAPAVSDELTL